From Candidatus Curtissbacteria bacterium, the proteins below share one genomic window:
- a CDS encoding excalibur calcium-binding domain-containing protein, which yields MAGCTSTDSSVSGITDTNYSEERPPSTGDYDCSDFSSHSEAQDFFDSEGYGDPHGLDRDGDGEACETLP from the coding sequence TTGGCTGGATGTACTTCTACCGATTCGTCAGTTAGCGGGATAACGGATACAAATTACTCAGAAGAAAGACCACCATCAACCGGGGATTATGATTGCTCAGATTTCTCAAGTCATTCAGAAGCTCAAGACTTTTTTGATTCGGAAGGTTATGGGGATCCACACGGGCTAGACCGTGATGGAGATGGGGAAGCCTGTGAAACGCTACCATGA